A section of the Solitalea canadensis DSM 3403 genome encodes:
- a CDS encoding phosphatase PAP2 family protein, whose amino-acid sequence MEQLLKSNKVFFGFYTFLVVIALIFLALYGKEGTFLWVNQHNKPLLDKLFFCLTYLGDGVSFVILILVFLFTNKQWFYTSLLSLAATTIVAQLIKLVVHEYRPYMHFHDKVHLHLLSWVNVHQSNSFPSGHTVTAFSMALILSCFVNNKRWSMLFVLLAALAGYSRVYLSQHFLSDVSTGSFIGVTVTLMCVYAVKMYYGTSAIKSLQ is encoded by the coding sequence ATGGAGCAGCTATTAAAAAGTAATAAAGTATTCTTTGGATTCTATACATTTTTGGTAGTTATAGCCTTAATCTTTCTTGCTTTATATGGTAAAGAAGGCACCTTTTTATGGGTAAATCAGCATAATAAACCATTATTAGATAAGCTATTCTTTTGTTTAACTTACCTTGGCGATGGTGTCAGTTTTGTTATCCTTATCCTTGTATTCTTATTTACGAACAAGCAGTGGTTTTATACATCGCTTCTGAGTTTAGCAGCTACTACAATTGTTGCGCAATTGATCAAGTTAGTGGTACATGAATATCGTCCGTATATGCACTTTCATGATAAAGTCCATCTACATTTATTGTCGTGGGTAAATGTGCATCAGTCCAATTCATTTCCGTCAGGACATACAGTAACAGCATTTAGTATGGCATTAATCCTTTCTTGTTTTGTTAACAACAAGAGATGGAGTATGCTATTTGTATTGCTTGCAGCCCTTGCAGGATATTCTCGCGTGTATCTCTCTCAACATTTCTTGAGCGACGTAAGTACTGGTTCTTTTATTGGTGTTACGGTAACGCTCATGTGTGTTTATGCTGTGAAAATGTATTACGGCACTTCAGCTATTAAATCTCTCCAGTAA
- a CDS encoding ArnT family glycosyltransferase — translation MSEPLLKNRINNRYVLPLVVLIAAACYFFNLGKPPIYILDEAKNAQCAREMFERGDYIVPTFNGELRTDKPVLHYYFMIAAYKMFGVSEFSARFFSAVFGVLTVISLFWFTRRFLGSRVALFATLVWLASININLEFHFAVPDPYLIFFISTALFAVYTFLETGKKGWLWIFYALLGLGTLTKGPIAIALPGLIVLLYLLCQWRISIKTLFGEMQPFIGLLIILLIAAPWYLAVHNATDGAWTRGFFLEHNFDRFSAIKEGHGGFWGLTVVFVLLGLLPFAVFCIQAFFKTYEQIKHPFIQFSTVVAIVFIVFFTISKTKLPNYTMPSYPFYAVLIGNYLVVLTDTTRRSLTRSMIAYVLLCVALPVALFLVIKQEEPIAHLSHLAFWFGILTVGAIISTGYFIYSRWNHLVYSIAGTFILMNIVFMGWIYPSAYNENPINRSLNLIDQQKAIAAYKLYNPGYNFYLRKNIVRFEDTTSLRKFISEHPDLTLIAREEHEGVLKALGLKRVFAGKDIFESPITVLFKKQ, via the coding sequence ATGTCAGAACCTTTACTTAAAAATAGAATTAATAACAGGTATGTCTTACCGTTAGTAGTATTGATTGCTGCTGCTTGTTATTTCTTCAACCTGGGAAAACCTCCGATTTATATTCTTGACGAAGCCAAGAATGCTCAATGTGCCCGTGAAATGTTTGAACGTGGAGATTACATCGTTCCTACTTTTAATGGCGAATTGAGGACAGATAAACCGGTTTTGCATTATTATTTTATGATTGCAGCCTATAAAATGTTTGGAGTGAGTGAATTCTCTGCCCGTTTTTTTTCAGCTGTATTTGGCGTATTGACAGTGATTTCACTCTTTTGGTTTACCCGTCGCTTTTTGGGTAGCAGGGTAGCGCTGTTTGCCACGCTTGTTTGGCTGGCCTCCATTAATATTAATCTTGAGTTTCATTTCGCAGTTCCTGACCCTTACCTCATATTTTTTATAAGTACCGCTCTGTTTGCTGTTTACACCTTTTTAGAAACCGGCAAGAAAGGATGGTTATGGATTTTCTATGCTTTGCTTGGACTTGGAACCTTAACCAAAGGGCCAATAGCAATAGCATTACCCGGCTTAATAGTTCTACTGTATTTGTTGTGTCAATGGCGGATTTCGATAAAAACCCTTTTTGGGGAAATGCAACCATTTATTGGGTTGTTGATTATTTTACTAATTGCAGCACCCTGGTATCTGGCGGTACACAATGCCACGGACGGAGCCTGGACTCGTGGTTTTTTCCTTGAGCATAACTTCGACAGGTTTTCAGCGATAAAGGAAGGGCATGGAGGATTTTGGGGGTTGACGGTCGTTTTTGTGTTACTTGGGCTGTTGCCATTTGCAGTTTTTTGCATTCAGGCTTTTTTCAAGACCTATGAACAAATTAAACATCCGTTTATTCAGTTCAGTACTGTAGTAGCAATTGTATTTATTGTATTTTTTACTATTTCAAAAACAAAACTGCCTAACTATACCATGCCATCGTATCCTTTTTATGCAGTATTGATAGGAAACTATCTGGTTGTTTTAACTGATACGACGCGACGTTCACTTACCCGTTCAATGATTGCTTATGTGCTTTTATGTGTGGCATTGCCCGTCGCTTTATTTCTTGTAATAAAACAAGAAGAACCCATTGCTCATTTATCACATTTGGCATTCTGGTTTGGCATTTTAACAGTGGGGGCAATAATCTCTACAGGTTATTTTATCTATAGCAGATGGAATCACCTGGTCTACTCAATCGCAGGAACTTTTATACTCATGAACATTGTTTTTATGGGATGGATTTACCCTTCAGCATATAATGAAAATCCAATAAACCGATCCTTAAATCTAATCGACCAGCAAAAAGCTATTGCGGCATATAAATTGTATAATCCAGGGTATAATTTCTATTTAAGAAAAAATATTGTACGTTTTGAGGATACTACATCTCTTAGAAAATTTATAAGTGAACATCCGGATCTAACCCTAATAGCAAGAGAAGAGCATGAAGGGGTGTTGAAAGCACTAGGATTAAAAAGGGTGTTTGCAGGAAAAGATATTTTTGAATCTCCTATTACAGTGTTATTTAAAAAACAATAG
- a CDS encoding GDP-mannose 4,6-dehydratase: MRDILITGGAGFIGSNLIKKLLTEGKVNITCVDNFDDFYSRKVKEHNIASFINHPNFKLFEFDLADYKNINHFLTKKFDTIIHLAGKAGVRPSIEQPQAYQRANVDATQNLLEFAKNQGIKQFIFASSSSVYGINPNTPWKEDEPLMPISPYASTKLSCEQLGHVYSHLYDIRFLALRFFTVYGPAQRPDLAIHKFFKSILNEAAIPVFGDGNTSRDYTYIDDILQGIIACIDYDKSNYEIINLGNSDTVTLSHLIESIEKTCNKKAIINRMPMQPGDVPKTFADVGKAHRLLGYRPTTKLTEGLKKFYEWYTSTN; this comes from the coding sequence ATGAGAGATATTCTTATTACCGGCGGAGCCGGATTTATCGGCAGCAATCTTATCAAAAAGTTGTTAACAGAAGGCAAAGTTAATATTACATGTGTAGACAATTTCGATGATTTTTATTCACGGAAAGTTAAAGAACATAATATAGCTTCATTTATTAATCACCCTAACTTCAAACTTTTTGAATTCGATCTGGCTGATTATAAAAACATTAACCATTTTTTAACCAAAAAGTTTGATACAATTATACATTTGGCCGGCAAGGCAGGTGTGCGACCCAGTATTGAACAACCTCAGGCTTATCAACGTGCAAATGTTGATGCCACTCAAAATTTATTAGAATTTGCAAAAAATCAAGGGATTAAGCAATTCATTTTTGCTTCCTCGAGTAGTGTGTACGGCATTAATCCTAATACCCCCTGGAAAGAAGATGAACCGCTAATGCCGATCAGTCCTTATGCGAGCACTAAGTTATCATGTGAGCAGTTAGGACATGTTTACAGTCATCTTTATGATATCCGATTTCTGGCCTTGCGTTTCTTCACCGTTTATGGCCCGGCACAACGCCCTGATTTAGCTATTCATAAGTTTTTTAAATCGATATTAAACGAAGCGGCAATTCCTGTTTTTGGAGATGGTAATACAAGTCGTGATTACACCTATATTGATGATATCCTACAAGGCATTATTGCTTGTATAGATTATGACAAAAGCAATTACGAGATCATTAATCTTGGGAATAGTGATACGGTAACGTTGTCGCATTTGATTGAAAGTATCGAAAAAACTTGCAACAAAAAGGCAATCATCAATAGAATGCCAATGCAGCCAGGAGATGTTCCCAAAACCTTTGCAGATGTAGGTAAGGCTCATCGGTTATTAGGATATCGGCCAACTACCAAACTAACCGAAGGACTGAAGAAATTCTATGAATGGTATACGAGCACTAACTAA
- a CDS encoding DegT/DnrJ/EryC1/StrS family aminotransferase → MPGFEFFGAEERKEVNDVLETGILMRYGFDGPRKGIWKAKELETAIQDRFGVKYAQLTSSGTTALTTALVALGIGAGDEVIMPTFTFVASFESVIAAGAIPVLVDIDESLTMNPKAVEAAITRKTKCVMPVHMCGSMADLDALKAICDNHKLILLEDACQAIGATYKGKALGSIGHAGTFSFDFVKIITCGEGGVVLTNDKDIYTKCDAYTDHGHDHLGVDRGADLHPYLGYNYRISELHAAVGLGQIRKLDTFLDIQRKNKKVLKDALAKVEGVTFRVLPDADGDSASFLSFFLPDAEAAQAAADAMKAAGLPAFYWFNNNWHYIRKWDHFKNSHSLSALAPEIRERISEYATKQFPASDAIMSRCISTPIGLLWTEEETAEKATKLVEAVKSAFAVKA, encoded by the coding sequence ATGCCAGGATTTGAATTTTTCGGCGCGGAAGAGCGCAAAGAAGTAAATGATGTTCTCGAAACAGGGATCTTAATGCGTTATGGCTTTGATGGCCCTCGTAAAGGCATTTGGAAAGCAAAAGAGCTTGAAACTGCAATTCAGGATAGATTTGGTGTAAAATACGCCCAATTAACCTCAAGTGGAACAACTGCCTTGACAACTGCTTTAGTAGCGCTTGGTATCGGAGCGGGAGACGAGGTGATTATGCCTACGTTTACCTTCGTTGCCAGTTTTGAATCTGTAATCGCTGCGGGTGCAATTCCTGTATTAGTTGATATTGATGAGTCATTAACTATGAATCCTAAAGCCGTAGAGGCCGCTATCACTCGCAAAACCAAATGTGTAATGCCGGTGCATATGTGTGGCAGTATGGCTGATCTTGATGCATTAAAAGCAATTTGCGATAATCATAAACTAATTTTATTAGAAGATGCATGTCAGGCTATCGGTGCAACTTATAAAGGTAAAGCCTTAGGCTCTATCGGTCATGCCGGAACATTCTCATTCGACTTTGTTAAAATTATTACCTGTGGTGAAGGTGGTGTGGTACTGACGAATGACAAAGATATTTATACTAAATGTGATGCTTACACCGACCATGGACACGACCATTTAGGCGTTGACCGTGGAGCTGATTTACATCCATATTTAGGTTATAATTACCGTATTTCTGAATTACATGCAGCCGTTGGTTTAGGACAGATCCGTAAACTGGATACGTTCCTTGACATTCAACGTAAAAATAAAAAGGTATTAAAAGATGCTTTAGCTAAGGTTGAAGGGGTAACTTTTAGAGTACTACCTGATGCAGATGGTGATAGCGCATCGTTCTTATCATTCTTTTTACCAGATGCAGAAGCGGCACAAGCAGCAGCTGATGCAATGAAAGCGGCTGGTCTACCTGCATTTTATTGGTTCAATAATAACTGGCACTACATCCGTAAATGGGACCACTTCAAAAACAGTCACTCACTATCAGCATTAGCGCCTGAAATCCGTGAGCGTATTTCGGAATATGCAACCAAGCAATTCCCTGCTTCCGATGCAATCATGAGCCGTTGTATTTCTACTCCTATTGGCTTATTGTGGACAGAAGAAGAAACCGCTGAAAAAGCAACGAAACTGGTTGAAGCAGTGAAGTCTGCCTTCGCTGTAAAAGCATAA
- the kdsB gene encoding 3-deoxy-manno-octulosonate cytidylyltransferase yields MKKAALIPARYGATRFPGKLLADLGGKSVILRTYEAALNTGLFDEVAVVCDSDLIYNEIVNNGGKAIMSLKEHECGTDRIAEAALQLDADIVVNVQGDEPFTKREPLEKLLQVFEGEEGKKVQVASLMQVLSDEESIKDPNYVKVAVDLKFNALFFSRSPIPYPRNKAIDPVYYEHIGVYAFRKQTLLDFTKLPVSPLEDAEKVECLRYLENGIPMKMVVTDYMGVEIDTPEDLEKALKLL; encoded by the coding sequence ATGAAGAAAGCAGCCCTTATTCCTGCCCGCTATGGAGCAACCCGTTTTCCGGGTAAATTATTAGCCGATCTGGGAGGAAAATCTGTTATCCTAAGAACTTATGAAGCTGCACTTAACACGGGACTTTTCGATGAAGTTGCCGTTGTTTGTGATAGCGACCTTATTTATAATGAAATTGTAAATAATGGCGGTAAAGCCATTATGAGCTTAAAAGAGCACGAATGTGGCACCGATCGTATTGCTGAAGCGGCTCTCCAATTGGATGCCGACATTGTAGTGAATGTTCAGGGAGATGAGCCATTTACCAAACGTGAGCCACTTGAAAAACTGTTACAAGTTTTTGAAGGTGAAGAAGGTAAAAAAGTACAGGTGGCTTCTTTAATGCAAGTTTTATCAGACGAAGAATCCATCAAAGATCCTAATTATGTAAAGGTTGCAGTCGATTTAAAGTTTAACGCATTATTCTTCTCGCGCTCACCAATTCCTTATCCTCGTAATAAAGCCATTGATCCGGTTTACTATGAGCATATTGGGGTATATGCCTTCCGTAAACAAACACTCTTAGATTTCACTAAATTACCGGTTAGCCCGTTAGAAGATGCGGAAAAAGTGGAGTGTTTACGCTATTTGGAAAATGGCATCCCAATGAAGATGGTGGTAACCGATTATATGGGTGTTGAGATTGACACTCCTGAAGATCTTGAAAAGGCACTGAAACTTCTCTAA
- a CDS encoding iron-containing alcohol dehydrogenase family protein, with protein MKFRNFKMVDYVVYGRGSFDQVDEIIAPRRKDGQPMVFLVDHFFENKNELISRIPLRGNDKIVFADVTNEPKTTYVDALAKELKDTYGTVSGIIGIGGGSTMDLAKAVSLMMNNPGSSADYQGWDLVKVPGVYKVGIPTLSGTGAEVSRTTVLTGPVRKLGMNSDFTPFDQIVLDPALTQGAPKNQAFYTGMDCYIHCIESLEGTFLNEFSKSYGEKALELCREVYLGREVWDDDCDDKLMMASYAGGMSIAYSQVGVAHAVSYGLSFLLGTKHGVGNCIVFDHLEEFYPEGVKEFKEMVVKHQIDIPKNVTKGLTDEQFDKMIDVSLGMAPLWENALGKNWQEQMTRERLRALYEKF; from the coding sequence ATGAAATTCAGAAATTTTAAAATGGTTGATTACGTGGTTTATGGCCGCGGTTCATTTGACCAAGTGGATGAGATTATTGCTCCTCGTCGTAAAGACGGACAACCAATGGTTTTTCTTGTTGACCATTTCTTTGAGAACAAAAATGAACTAATCAGCCGCATTCCTTTACGCGGAAATGATAAAATCGTATTTGCAGATGTAACAAATGAGCCTAAAACAACTTATGTTGATGCATTAGCAAAAGAGTTGAAGGATACTTACGGTACTGTTTCAGGTATTATCGGTATTGGTGGCGGTTCTACGATGGACTTAGCTAAAGCGGTTTCATTAATGATGAACAATCCAGGTTCATCTGCAGATTACCAGGGATGGGACTTAGTAAAGGTTCCTGGTGTTTATAAAGTTGGTATTCCTACTCTTTCAGGAACTGGCGCGGAAGTTTCTCGTACCACGGTATTAACCGGTCCTGTTCGTAAATTAGGAATGAACTCTGACTTCACTCCTTTTGACCAAATCGTTCTTGACCCTGCATTAACTCAAGGCGCTCCTAAAAATCAGGCTTTCTACACCGGTATGGATTGCTATATACACTGTATTGAGTCGTTGGAAGGAACTTTCTTAAACGAGTTCAGTAAATCTTACGGTGAAAAAGCATTAGAACTTTGTCGTGAAGTTTATTTGGGCCGTGAGGTTTGGGATGATGATTGTGATGATAAATTAATGATGGCTTCGTATGCCGGTGGGATGAGTATCGCTTACTCACAGGTAGGTGTTGCGCACGCTGTTAGCTACGGTTTAAGTTTCTTATTAGGAACTAAACACGGAGTAGGAAACTGTATCGTTTTTGATCATTTGGAAGAGTTTTACCCAGAAGGTGTTAAAGAATTCAAAGAAATGGTAGTGAAACACCAGATCGACATTCCTAAAAACGTTACCAAAGGCTTAACTGATGAGCAATTCGATAAAATGATCGATGTGTCTTTAGGTATGGCTCCACTTTGGGAAAATGCCTTAGGCAAAAACTGGCAAGAACAAATGACTCGCGAACGTTTAAGAGCGTTGTACGAGAAGTTTTAA
- a CDS encoding lysylphosphatidylglycerol synthase transmembrane domain-containing protein: MGNDKRWLNIIKLLLKLLITVLSLWWVARKINFAEVADAFKHTNLWYILIAVLFFSLSKFISAIRLNIFFNAIKLALSGIVNLRLYWLGMFYNLFLPGGIGGDGYKIWWLNNRFNYPAKKLFWAILLDRVSGLVALGILTVVLLYFVHLPPSLFQKISESTFYWSATGLAFLILSAFYLSYRYYFKEFLSCFWLTNFQGILVQVAQLICVAFILKALGITDHYKEYLLIFLISSVIAVLPFTIGGLGARELVFLFGSQYLMLDMHYAVTISLWFYLITAAISFAGIYYVFNGKRLVDSR, encoded by the coding sequence ATGGGCAACGACAAGAGGTGGCTGAACATTATTAAGCTATTGCTTAAACTCCTGATCACAGTACTTTCATTATGGTGGGTAGCAAGGAAAATTAATTTTGCTGAGGTGGCTGATGCCTTTAAGCATACCAATCTGTGGTACATCTTAATTGCAGTACTATTTTTCTCTCTATCTAAATTTATCTCCGCCATACGTTTAAATATCTTTTTTAACGCCATTAAATTAGCGCTTTCCGGAATCGTTAATTTACGGTTGTACTGGCTGGGGATGTTCTATAATTTATTCCTTCCCGGCGGAATTGGTGGTGATGGGTATAAGATATGGTGGCTCAATAACCGCTTTAACTATCCTGCTAAAAAGCTGTTCTGGGCGATACTTTTAGATAGAGTAAGCGGACTTGTAGCCTTAGGGATATTAACCGTAGTGTTGCTCTATTTTGTTCATTTGCCTCCTTCTCTTTTTCAGAAAATAAGTGAAAGCACGTTTTATTGGTCGGCTACAGGCTTGGCCTTTTTAATTTTGAGCGCATTTTACTTAAGTTACCGTTATTATTTCAAGGAATTTTTGTCTTGCTTTTGGCTAACCAACTTTCAGGGTATACTTGTTCAAGTAGCTCAACTTATTTGTGTCGCCTTTATCCTTAAAGCCCTGGGAATAACCGATCATTACAAAGAATATTTGCTGATCTTCCTGATTTCATCAGTAATTGCTGTATTACCTTTCACAATCGGAGGCTTAGGAGCAAGGGAACTGGTCTTCCTTTTTGGATCTCAGTACCTCATGCTGGATATGCATTATGCGGTAACAATCAGTCTTTGGTTCTACTTGATTACGGCCGCGATTTCCTTCGCTGGAATTTATTATGTGTTTAATGGGAAAAGATTGGTCGATAGTCGATAG
- a CDS encoding glycosyltransferase family 2 protein — MRELSVVITVMNEEENIKPLIEALSAALEGIDYEVVFVDDGSTDRTRKEIISNATHRIKLVELRKNYGQSTAMTAGIDNSSGRYIAMLDGDLQNDPSDIPPMLEKLKTEDWDVVAGERKNRKDGMLLRKIPSQLANAFIRSMTGVHIKDYGCTLKVFKKEIAEDLGIYGELHRFIPVLAKLQGATITQVPVKHYPRRFGKSKYGIDRTFKVLSDLILMVFFRKYLQKPMHLFGTIGCISAFIGVLINVYLLILKIMGHDIWGKPLLIAGIILFIGGIQFITIGILSEISIRTYYESQNKKTYQIRRIIVNGQRQEVAEHY, encoded by the coding sequence ATGAGAGAATTATCAGTAGTTATTACGGTAATGAATGAGGAGGAGAACATCAAACCTCTTATCGAAGCTTTGTCTGCTGCACTCGAGGGGATTGACTACGAAGTGGTGTTTGTTGACGATGGATCTACCGACCGTACAAGAAAAGAAATCATATCAAATGCTACCCATCGGATTAAGCTGGTTGAGTTGCGTAAAAATTATGGTCAAAGCACTGCTATGACGGCCGGAATTGATAACTCAAGCGGACGTTATATCGCCATGCTGGACGGCGACCTCCAAAATGACCCTTCTGATATTCCTCCGATGCTCGAAAAACTCAAAACAGAAGACTGGGATGTGGTAGCAGGGGAGCGGAAGAATAGAAAGGATGGAATGTTGCTGCGTAAAATTCCAAGTCAGTTGGCCAATGCTTTTATCCGTAGCATGACTGGTGTGCATATCAAAGATTATGGTTGCACATTAAAGGTTTTTAAAAAAGAGATTGCAGAAGATTTGGGTATTTATGGGGAGTTGCATCGTTTTATACCTGTGCTGGCCAAGCTGCAGGGAGCCACAATTACTCAAGTGCCTGTAAAACATTATCCGCGTAGATTTGGAAAGTCAAAATATGGGATCGATCGTACTTTTAAGGTGCTGAGCGACCTCATATTAATGGTGTTTTTCAGAAAATACCTGCAGAAACCTATGCACCTGTTCGGTACAATTGGATGTATTTCCGCATTTATTGGTGTTTTGATAAATGTTTACCTGCTTATTCTTAAAATCATGGGACATGATATTTGGGGTAAACCACTATTGATTGCCGGAATTATATTGTTCATCGGTGGAATTCAGTTTATAACTATCGGTATTTTATCTGAAATCAGCATTCGTACGTATTACGAATCACAAAACAAGAAAACCTATCAAATCAGAAGAATTATAGTCAATGGGCAACGACAAGAGGTGGCTGAACATTATTAA
- a CDS encoding NAD(P)H-dependent oxidoreductase, whose translation MNILIVYSHPSKNSYTFQVLEQLKQELTWPDCELKVSDLYSIDFQTDMNEIEYEREGFARFELPVSDDVKNEQQKLEWADCVIFLYPVWWSDCPAKLKGWFDRVYSVGYAYKQTDWFPKMKTLKYGLVICTAGHPNEFLYEIGIAQSMQNVMLDDRLGKRFNHKEMIILGGTIDIEKVRGQHTEQIKQLAEKIKNYDILKSL comes from the coding sequence ATGAATATCTTAATTGTTTACAGCCATCCAAGTAAGAACTCCTACACCTTTCAGGTTTTAGAACAGCTAAAACAAGAATTGACGTGGCCAGATTGTGAATTGAAAGTTTCTGATCTGTATTCAATAGATTTTCAAACGGATATGAACGAGATTGAATATGAGAGGGAAGGGTTTGCAAGATTTGAATTACCAGTTTCAGACGATGTGAAAAATGAACAGCAAAAATTAGAATGGGCTGATTGTGTTATCTTTTTATACCCTGTTTGGTGGAGCGATTGTCCTGCGAAATTGAAAGGTTGGTTCGATCGAGTTTATTCGGTTGGTTATGCTTATAAGCAAACAGATTGGTTTCCTAAAATGAAAACCCTAAAATACGGACTTGTAATATGTACAGCCGGACACCCCAATGAGTTTTTATATGAAATAGGAATTGCCCAAAGTATGCAAAATGTGATGCTCGATGATCGGCTCGGCAAAAGATTCAATCATAAAGAAATGATCATATTAGGAGGAACAATTGATATAGAAAAAGTTAGGGGGCAACACACTGAGCAAATAAAACAATTGGCGGAGAAGATAAAAAACTACGACATCCTAAAATCATTATAA
- a CDS encoding pentapeptide repeat-containing protein, whose protein sequence is MQNIIEKYKKGHRYFINLSFEGFSKMTGQILVASIFDNCNISVDCSHTDLTNVKFINCNLKKCDFTHCDLTNATFENCSFENVVFKNADLDGTTFIDCNSHGQMVYLDKITGELETIKHPLVKELYDNVPEFSKIADHLNDELDYLVYSELSLRLVEDITTNTVISDLTKQCFQFFNLLGDREDEKLDNLLVVGVYEGLYPSKKCNDIARQLLNGRNNDIYEHCMKNENIRSNF, encoded by the coding sequence ATGCAAAACATTATCGAAAAGTATAAAAAAGGACATCGATACTTTATAAACCTGAGTTTTGAGGGATTTTCCAAAATGACAGGGCAAATTCTTGTTGCCTCAATTTTTGATAATTGCAACATTTCGGTTGATTGCTCACATACAGACTTAACAAACGTAAAGTTCATAAACTGTAATCTAAAGAAATGTGACTTCACTCATTGCGACCTAACAAATGCCACTTTTGAAAACTGTTCCTTTGAAAATGTAGTGTTCAAAAATGCTGACCTTGACGGAACAACCTTCATTGATTGTAATAGCCATGGTCAAATGGTTTATTTAGATAAGATAACTGGGGAGCTTGAGACCATTAAACATCCTTTGGTTAAAGAGTTGTACGATAATGTGCCGGAATTTAGCAAAATTGCAGATCATTTAAATGATGAACTCGATTATTTAGTTTATAGTGAATTAAGTTTGAGGTTAGTTGAAGACATCACTACGAATACTGTGATATCAGATCTTACCAAACAGTGCTTCCAATTCTTCAATTTGCTTGGAGACAGAGAAGATGAAAAACTTGATAATTTGTTAGTAGTTGGGGTTTATGAAGGCCTGTACCCCAGCAAAAAGTGTAACGACATTGCCCGACAGCTTTTGAATGGCCGCAACAATGATATTTACGAACATTGCATGAAGAACGAAAACATCCGATCGAATTTTTAA
- a CDS encoding toxin-antitoxin system YwqK family antitoxin yields MKQLITVILFVLTLSGLSYAQDLNYRLCIKNKCSNTIVKDIFYTLQKGGSNYIPDTNGVTRLPEAGAYILRSASFSDVIELNFQDYKSYCDTLNADEIIECLEPTTRPRFIGFCCCDFTPCEGYKIDRFNNGQVRIESQFRNGIPIGKFKRYNQSGKLVEVTTYSKKGKKRKTVIC; encoded by the coding sequence ATGAAGCAATTGATAACTGTTATTTTATTTGTATTAACCTTATCTGGTTTGAGTTATGCTCAGGACCTTAATTATCGCCTTTGTATTAAAAATAAATGCAGCAACACAATAGTTAAGGATATTTTTTATACACTTCAAAAAGGGGGTAGCAATTATATCCCTGATACAAATGGAGTTACAAGGTTACCTGAGGCAGGGGCCTACATTTTAAGGTCGGCCAGTTTTAGTGATGTTATTGAATTGAATTTTCAAGATTATAAAAGTTATTGTGACACTTTGAATGCAGATGAAATTATTGAATGTCTTGAACCTACAACAAGACCACGATTTATAGGATTTTGTTGTTGTGATTTCACTCCTTGTGAAGGATATAAAATTGACCGATTTAATAACGGACAAGTTCGAATTGAGTCACAATTTCGTAATGGTATTCCAATTGGAAAATTTAAAAGATATAATCAGTCTGGTAAGCTGGTAGAAGTTACTACCTATAGTAAGAAAGGAAAAAAGAGGAAAACGGTGATTTGCTGA